The genomic window GAAAAGCAAAAACGATTCACCCTCCCGATAGGCTGCATATCCACCGACTCTTTCCAAAGGAATGAGATTATCATTTATCACAAGATTCAGCATATACATATCATTAAAATCAGAACCGTGGATCGAACAAAATTCAGCAATTCCCTCTGAAAACCACAACGGCATAGAAAAGAACATTCCCGAAGCAAAGTTTTTGATGCTCCCTCCTTGCATTGTATAAAAACAGAACACGTGTGTCAGTTCGTGAGCAATTGTTAATTCAAACCTTTTGTACGATCCGTCAAATGGAACTACCACTCGATTTTTAATAAATTCTGTAAAACCTCCAGTGCCTTCACCAATCAATTGTAAAAGGGTATTGGTTTCTTCAAATTTATTATGGGAGTTATAGATAACCACCGGAACTCTTTCCGGAAGCGAAAATTCAAATAATTTCTGGTATCTATAATAGGCATCCTCAATGATCAAGGTTGTTGTCTCCCCAATGAAATCAAGACCTTTCTCATAATGGATATCGAAATGAGTAGTTTTTAATGTTGACCACTCAATCTTTTGATTATTAATTTTATTTTTCCCGAAGGCATAAATTTGTGTGGAAAACAGAATTACAAACAGGCTTATCGCAAGAGATATTTTTTTCATTGTAGGAACTCCTTTAAGTTATAATATTCCAAAATAAAATTCTGAAAATATGTTTGATTAAAACAATCTAAAATAATTTTTTGGATTCTCCTTTATATCAATTATCAACGAATCAAGATCGTTTAAAGTTTCATAAGTTTTTATATAAAGTGAATCGTTGGAAGTAAAACGTTCAAAATTTGATTTTTTCTTGTTGATTGCTTCAAAAGTGTTGTTCATTCGTCTCAGCAATTTCGCTACTTCCGGAAGTTGCGAAACGATAAAACTTGAAATTTGATTCAATTCCAGCCCTGTTTTGCTAATTACAGAATCCGCATTAAAACACAATTTATCAAATTTCCTTAATGAAAGACTAAATTGCCCGTTTCTCGAAAAAATCGAATTCAAATCAAAAATCAACTTATCTGTTCTTGAAAGAATTGTTCCAAATTCGTCTAATTTTTTAGGATTAATTAATTTTACGACTTTGTTCAGATTGTTTATTGTACTGTTAATATTGGAAATAGTTTCGTGTAAACCGGGCATATAAATACCTTGCAAAGAATGGCTCAAATCAATCTTTTGCTTTGAATATTGTTGACGGATTTCAATTCTTCTCGACCCCATCAGCCCATATTCACGAACAGCTATCTCGGCATTAGCAAAGATTCCTATGCCTTTTTGAAGTGCAATTTTAACAGAAACGTGGTTATTTTTAAGATCAATCGAATCAACATTTCCGGCTCGAACTCCATTTACAAGGACTTCGCTCCCCTGTTCCAAACCACCGACTTCTGTAAATCTCACATTTATTTCGTAGTATTCCCGCCTTTTTTGTTTATCGGAAAACATTGATTTCCCAATGACTACAAAAATTATGGCAACTACAACGATGATCCCTACAATTATTTCATATTTTTTTTTATTCATAAAATATATCCTGATTTTTTTTACAAAATGTTGTTTCCCACATTTTTATTACAAGAAAAACAGATTAAAATTAGTTTTAAATAGAGCGATTTTCGTTCCCAAGCGGGATTGGGTAACGAGATGGGTATGCAATCGTTCAATTTAGAAAATAATTTATTTATCTTACCTGAAATTTTTTCAGATAAGTTTCAGAAGAATTTTCAAAATCCGCAACTGAACCTTCAAAAACAATTTTTCCGTCTTTCATCATTGCGACTTTATCTGCGATTTTGAATACTACACCGATGTCATGCGAAACAATCAGGATGGTTGTATTCAATTTCTTCAATTTTTCAAACAACCTGAGAATATTATGTGCGATGATTGGATCTAAGCCTGTTGTGGGTTCGTCAAAAAGAATATACTCGGGATTAAAAATGAGAGCTCGGGCAATACTAACTCTTTTTTGCATGCCGATGCTTAGTTCTTCCGGCATTTTATTCTCTTCACCCGTTAATCCCACAATTTTCAAATACTTTGTTACTTCTGTATGAATTTTTTTTCCCGAAATATTTTTTTGTTCTGCGAGAGGAAGTGCAATATTGTCGTAAACTGAAAGCCAATCAAAAAGTGCCGATTGCTGAAAAACCAGAGTTATACGCTTACGCATTGCTGAAAAATCTTTCCGGCTCAATCCATTCATCCTTTGACCATCAAAAAATATTTCACCGGAATCCGGCTGGAGCAAACCAATCAGATGCTTTAAAAAAATTGTTTTTCCGCATCCACTTTCACCAAGAATAACCGTAGTTTGCCCTTTTTCAATTGTCAGATTAAATCCGTTTAGGATTTTTCTTTTATTGAAAGATTTGCATAGATTTTCTATTTGAATCATAATTTATTTTTCTTGATTTTAGGAACCTTAATTCTATTCTTTTCAGTTTTTAAGACTTTTCATCCGAAATATCAGCTACAATCTAACTAAATATTTTTTCTATAGTTTTCGTTTTTCTCACTGCCAAAAACGAAAAATGGTGGAGAAGAAGGGACTCGAACCCTCGACCCCAGCGTTGCGAACGCTGTGCTCTCCCACTGAGCTACTTCCCCACACAAAAAATATAATTTCAAATATATTCAATTTTCCGAACCTTCACAAGAGCAGTCAATTAATCAAAAATATTTTTTCATTTGATAAGTTCGGAAAACTATCAGCTGACAATACGATTTTTTCCTTCTGCTTTTCCACGATATAAAGCCTTATCTGCTTTTGTAATGCAATCAAAAATTTCGGGATTTTCTGAAGGTTCATATAAACTTACACCAATTGTTAAACTGATGTGAATTTTATGGTCGTTGTATTCAAAAACATGAGATTCAATTTTATGACGTATTTTTTCAGCAAAAATTTTCACACCTTCCATTGAAGTTTCCGGTAACATAAAGAGAAATTCCTCACCACCCCAACGAGCTGCAACATCCTGTTTGCGTTTTACGATTTTGAACAACCTTGCGATTCCTTCCAAAACATAATCACCTGCGTTGTGTCCATATTTATCATTTATCTTTTTAAAATCATCAATATCACTCATAATAAATGCAAATGGCTTTTTACTTCGTATGGCTCTATCCTTTTCATAATTAATCTTTTCCATCATATCCCAACGGGTAGAAAGTTTTGTTAGAAGATCTTTTCGGGCAAGTTTTTCCATTTTTCTTAAAGATTTTTTTAGCTTTTTTTCTGCGAATTTACGAAGTCTAATCTCTTCTTCCAATTTTTTCCGAAAAATATCAAGTTCCAGCAACACTTTTGCCTTTTCAATGAGTAATTCTTTATCAAAAGGATAAGTAATAAAATCTACTGCACCTGTTCCCAAACCGTGAGTTTTATAATAATACTCGGAATATATTGCTGAAATAAAAATTACCGGGAGATGTCTTGTGCGGGTGGATTTACGCATGATACGAACTGTTTTGTATCCATCTAATTCAGGTAATTCTACTTCTATGATAGCGAGATTTATATCGAATTCCAATATTTTTTGAAGTGCTTCATTGCCACCGCTTGCTTTAATAATATTAACATCCAGATCTTCCAAAGCCCTTTCCAGTGAAACTAAATTTTCTTTTCTGTCATCTACAATTAAAATACTCGGTTTATTGTTCATCTTCACTTCTTTCCGCATAACCGATTACTTGGTTTCTGCCATTTATTTTTGCCTGATATAATTTTTGCAATTATGTCATCAACAACTAAAATTTTCGGTTTTGATTTTATGATTGAGTGCTGGGGATTCACGGTTTAGATTTAATCGTTGGATAAAAAAAATTATTTAGGATTAAGTTTTTCATTTAAGTTTTTCCTTTAATACTCACATTTTATGATAGAATATCGCAGATTTTAAAGTTTAAAAAAAGAACCTCTGCGATTCTTATATTCTTTTGCGTTGATGATTATCGTTTTCTGCTTCCCATTTTCTATCACTGTTAAGACAATCTTTTCTCCAACATTAATATCTGCGACAGCCATTTCAGCATTACTTGTATTTTCTATCTTCTGATTATTGATGCTGATAATAATATCTCCCTCTTTCAAACCGGATTGGTTTGCCGGACCACCTTTTTCGATATTGGTAACGATCACGCCCGCAGTTGTTTTCAGCCCAAGACGATTTGCCAAAGCAGTAGAAATATCCTGAACGCGAAATCCAAACCAAATAGGACGAATTTTTCCGAATTTTTTTATTTCAGCCACAATTTTTTTTACACGATTTATGGGAATGGCAAAACCAATTCCAAGACTGCCACCACTATTTGTGAAAATAAAAGTATTTATTCCAATTACTTTGCCATTAATATTAAAAAGGGGACCACCACTATTTCCCGGATTGATGGCAGCATCTGTTTGAATCATTTTTTTGTAAACCTTGTTATCCTGATGAAAGTTTCTATTTGCCGCAGATATTACACCCACAGTAACGGTTGGCTGGGCATCTTTGATAATAAATCCAAATGGATTTCCCATCGCAATTGTCCATTCACCGATAATTATATCATCCGAATCCCCGAGCTCTACAAAGGGTAAATCTCTTGTGGGATTTTCTATTTTCAACAAAGCAATATCATTTACTGCATCCGAACCAACTAATTCAGCATCATACTCTTGCCCATCCGGTAAAATTATCTTTATTTTTGATGCCCCTTCCACCACGTGATTGTTGGTAATAATGTATCCATCCTTGCTAACAATCACTCCCGAGCCAAGATTTTGCACTTCTCTTTTGCGTATTTGCGAATTGAATCCTCGGAAAAAATTATCAAAAAAATACAAACCGGGATAACTTGCGCGAACCAATTGAGTTTTTACAACATTCACACTAACTACGGCAGATTGAATCCGCCCAATAGCATCTGTTATGGAATTTTGACGGTTTGAGTTCAGAAGGATATTCTTCTTTGCTTTCGGTGTTGCGTCTTGTAGCGGTAATAACGAAGGGGAATTTTCGGCTTTGAGAACTGTTTCGGCAACCGATTCACTCTGGGATTTGTTATAATTAAAAAATTTTCCATCGTTTAATAAATAGGCAACTAAAACAATCAGAATAATTATTAATATGATATTTCTTAATGTGCTATTCATAATATATTTTTCTAATTTGGATTACATATCTTCAGCATTGACAGGAAAAAAATACCGCTGAACTTCCAGACTATTGCATTTTTGGCAACATCCGTACAACATCAACCCGAATTACTTCCAAAAGGTTCTACTATCTATATTCCTTTAATAAATTCGAAGCAATGATTAGTCTCTGAATTTGATTTGTTCCTTCATATATCTGAGTAATTTTTGCATCCCGCATCATTTTTTCTACCGGATATTCTTTCATATAACCTGATCCCCCCAAAATCTGCACAGCATCAGTTGTAACCGACATTGCCACATCAGACGCATAGCATTTACACATTGCGGATTCTTTGCTAATTTTTTTTGAGCCGGAATCAATCATGCGAGCAGTGGCATAAACAAGCGCGCGAGCGGATTCAACTTTTATTGCCATATCAGCAAGCATAAATTGTATTCCCTGAAATGCGGATATGGGCTTGCCGAATTGATGACGTTCTTTAGAAAATTTTACCGCTTCATCCAAAGCACCTTGTGCAATTCCCAATGCTTGGGATGCAACCATTGGACGCGATTTATCAAACGTTTTCATGGCTACAATAAAACCCATTCCTTCTCTACCAATCAGATTTTCTTTTGGAATTCTCACATCTTCGAATATCAATTCTCGTGTGCAGGAAGCACGAATTCCCATCTTGTTTTCCTCTTTTCCAAAAGAAAAACCTTCGGTTCCTTTTTCAACGATAAATGCAGATGAACCACGACTGCCTTTTGCTTTATTTGTAAGAGCAAAAACCGTGTATATATCTGCTACGCCACCATTTGTTATCCATTGTTTCGTCCCGTTCAGAATGTAATAATCACCATCTTTTGTGGCTGTTGTTTGGATTCCACCCACATCGGAGCCTGCATTTGCTTCAGTAAGTGCAAATGCAGCAAGTTTCTCGCCGGAAGCTATGGAAGGTAGATACTTCTCTTTTTGCTCTTTTGAACCATTAAGCAGAATAGGATAAATTCCAAGTCCGGTTCCACCAAGGGAAAGGGCGATGCCACTGTCCACTTTACTCAACTCTTCCATCATAATCACAAGATCCATTACTTTCCCGCTAAAACCTTCGTATTCTTCGGGAAGCATAACGCGGAAAAGGTCGGTTTGTGCCATTACTTTAACGATGTCCCAGGGGAATATCCCCTCAGCATCATATTTTTCACGCACAGGTTTCATCTTTTCTTCTGCAACTTGACGAGCCATTTCTTTTATTTCTTTTTGTTCTTCTGTAAGAAAATATTCCATAAATCCACCAATATTATTTTATTTTTTTGTCTTTCAAAAATCAGAAATTGCTTTTGTCTGTCAAGTTACACAAATTTTTCTCATGTCCGAGAAGGAAATATTATAAGGAAATATTACCCGGTAAATACGTGGGAGATTCCAATTATATTGACACAAAATCTGCAACTTTAAATTCTTCTACAAAAGCAAAATTATGAGGTTTAATTATGTATGGAAAGATGAAGAAACATCTAAAAAGTAAATTAAAAGAGCTGAAGAACAAAGGATTATATAAAGCAGAACGGGTTATCACAACTCCGCAGGGAGCAACAATTTCCACCACTTCCGGCAGGGGGGTAATAAATTTTTGTGCCAATAATTATCTTGGTTTATCAAACCACCCGGAAGTTATTGAAGCTGCTAAGAAAACAATGGACAAATGGGGCTACGGGTTATCATCAGTTCGTTTTATCTGCGGAACACAGGAAATTCACAAGCAATTGGAAAAGAAGGTTTCCGAGTTTTTGGGAACTGAGGACACCATTTTATATGCTGCCTGTTTCGATGCTAACGGAGGCGTTTTCGAGCCGCTTTTAGATAAGGAATGTGCTATTATATCCGATGAATTAAATCATGCATCAATAATTGACGGAGTTCGACTTTGCAAAGCAAAAAGATATCGTTTCAGACATTCCAATATGGAAGATTTGATTCGCTGCCTTAAGGAATCGCAAGAACAAAAATACAGATTTATCGTAACTGATGGAGTTTTCTCTATGGACGGTGATATTGCCAAGCTAAATGCAATCTGCGATCTTGCCGAAAAATATGACGCTTTGGTAATGGTTGATGATTCACATGCAACCGGTTACATCGGTAAAACCGGACGTGGAACTCATGAGTTTAGCAATGTAATGGGGCGGGTGGATTTGATCACTACCACTTTTGGAAAAGCTCTTGGAGGAGCATCCGGCGGTTGCACTTCCGGAAGAAAAGAAATCATCGAGATGCTTAGGCAGAGGTCTCGCCCTTACCTTTTTTCAAACACACTTCCCCCCGCAGTTGTCGGAGCAACCCTAAAGGTTCTTGAAATGATCTCAACAAAAACCGATTTGCGAAATAAAGTAATTGATAACACCATTTATTTCAGACATAAAATCAGCAAATTAGGGTTTGAACTTAAACAAGGAAAAACCGCCATAGTTCCAGTTATGCTACATGACGCTCCACTTGCATTGAAAATGGCAGACAAATTACTGGAAGAGGGGATCTATGTAGTTGGTTTCGCATATCCGATTGTTCCACATGGGCAAGCCAGAATTCGTGTCCAGATTTCTGCTGCCCATTCCAGAGAAGAAATTGATAAAGCCGCAACAGCATTTGAAAAAATTGGAAAAGAATTGAGGATAATTTAGGATGAAATTCATACATAAAAAAGAGTTCCGGGTGCAGGTGGTTATTCGTAGAACCATTAATCGCCTTCAGCGAATGATATAATTTTGCGTTTTCTTTCTTGAGTAACGAGCAAACCCAGCTTATTGCATTCAACTGCATCGCAGTAAGATTGCCAAACGATAAAATAATTTATATATTAATTGTTCAATTTCATCCCCCGAAGAGGATATACAGAAAAACCTATTGTTGCCGAATGGCTACAATAGGATAGAAACGAAAAAAAATAATTTTCACTGTAGGTGAAAAATAAAAAACTAAAGAATAATAGGCATTTTAATCTTAACCTAAAAGCAATTTAATATGAAAAACATAAAAAAAGGACATCTCTTCATCGTTCCCACTCCTATTGGGAATCTGGAAGACATGACTTTCCAGGCAGTAAAAATTCTAAAAAAAGTATCGCTTATAGCTGCAGAAGACACTAGAACTTCAGAGGTGCTTCTCAAACATTATAACATCCATACTCCGATGATAAGTTATCACAAATTCAATGAACGAGCCCGTATAAAAACATTGCTAAAAAAATTGAACGCTGGCGAAAACGTGGCGGTAATTACTGATGCCGGCACTCCGGGTATATCCGATCCTTGCAAAATTATCGTGGATGAAGCATTGAAGGAAGGAATTGAAGTTATTCCCTTACCCGGTCCCGCTGCTTTTCTTACAGCTCTTTCCGGTAGTGGTTTATCAACCGATTCATTTACGTTTTTTGGATTCTTACCCAGAACAACCGGCAAACAAATCAAATTTCTTCATTCCATAAAACACCTCCGGCAGACTCTGATTTTTTACGAATCTCCAAATAGAATTATAA from Candidatus Cloacimonadota bacterium includes these protein-coding regions:
- a CDS encoding MlaD family protein yields the protein MNKKKYEIIVGIIVVVAIIFVVIGKSMFSDKQKRREYYEINVRFTEVGGLEQGSEVLVNGVRAGNVDSIDLKNNHVSVKIALQKGIGIFANAEIAVREYGLMGSRRIEIRQQYSKQKIDLSHSLQGIYMPGLHETISNINSTINNLNKVVKLINPKKLDEFGTILSRTDKLIFDLNSIFSRNGQFSLSLRKFDKLCFNADSVISKTGLELNQISSFIVSQLPEVAKLLRRMNNTFEAINKKKSNFERFTSNDSLYIKTYETLNDLDSLIIDIKENPKNYFRLF
- a CDS encoding ATP-binding cassette domain-containing protein; this translates as MIQIENLCKSFNKRKILNGFNLTIEKGQTTVILGESGCGKTIFLKHLIGLLQPDSGEIFFDGQRMNGLSRKDFSAMRKRITLVFQQSALFDWLSVYDNIALPLAEQKNISGKKIHTEVTKYLKIVGLTGEENKMPEELSIGMQKRVSIARALIFNPEYILFDEPTTGLDPIIAHNILRLFEKLKKLNTTILIVSHDIGVVFKIADKVAMMKDGKIVFEGSVADFENSSETYLKKFQVR
- a CDS encoding diguanylate cyclase; this translates as MNNKPSILIVDDRKENLVSLERALEDLDVNIIKASGGNEALQKILEFDINLAIIEVELPELDGYKTVRIMRKSTRTRHLPVIFISAIYSEYYYKTHGLGTGAVDFITYPFDKELLIEKAKVLLELDIFRKKLEEEIRLRKFAEKKLKKSLRKMEKLARKDLLTKLSTRWDMMEKINYEKDRAIRSKKPFAFIMSDIDDFKKINDKYGHNAGDYVLEGIARLFKIVKRKQDVAARWGGEEFLFMLPETSMEGVKIFAEKIRHKIESHVFEYNDHKIHISLTIGVSLYEPSENPEIFDCITKADKALYRGKAEGKNRIVS
- a CDS encoding trypsin-like peptidase domain-containing protein → MNSTLRNIILIIILIVLVAYLLNDGKFFNYNKSQSESVAETVLKAENSPSLLPLQDATPKAKKNILLNSNRQNSITDAIGRIQSAVVSVNVVKTQLVRASYPGLYFFDNFFRGFNSQIRKREVQNLGSGVIVSKDGYIITNNHVVEGASKIKIILPDGQEYDAELVGSDAVNDIALLKIENPTRDLPFVELGDSDDIIIGEWTIAMGNPFGFIIKDAQPTVTVGVISAANRNFHQDNKVYKKMIQTDAAINPGNSGGPLFNINGKVIGINTFIFTNSGGSLGIGFAIPINRVKKIVAEIKKFGKIRPIWFGFRVQDISTALANRLGLKTTAGVIVTNIEKGGPANQSGLKEGDIIISINNQKIENTSNAEMAVADINVGEKIVLTVIENGKQKTIIINAKEYKNRRGSFFKL
- a CDS encoding acyl-CoA dehydrogenase family protein, whose translation is MEYFLTEEQKEIKEMARQVAEEKMKPVREKYDAEGIFPWDIVKVMAQTDLFRVMLPEEYEGFSGKVMDLVIMMEELSKVDSGIALSLGGTGLGIYPILLNGSKEQKEKYLPSIASGEKLAAFALTEANAGSDVGGIQTTATKDGDYYILNGTKQWITNGGVADIYTVFALTNKAKGSRGSSAFIVEKGTEGFSFGKEENKMGIRASCTRELIFEDVRIPKENLIGREGMGFIVAMKTFDKSRPMVASQALGIAQGALDEAVKFSKERHQFGKPISAFQGIQFMLADMAIKVESARALVYATARMIDSGSKKISKESAMCKCYASDVAMSVTTDAVQILGGSGYMKEYPVEKMMRDAKITQIYEGTNQIQRLIIASNLLKEYR
- the kbl gene encoding glycine C-acetyltransferase, translated to MYGKMKKHLKSKLKELKNKGLYKAERVITTPQGATISTTSGRGVINFCANNYLGLSNHPEVIEAAKKTMDKWGYGLSSVRFICGTQEIHKQLEKKVSEFLGTEDTILYAACFDANGGVFEPLLDKECAIISDELNHASIIDGVRLCKAKRYRFRHSNMEDLIRCLKESQEQKYRFIVTDGVFSMDGDIAKLNAICDLAEKYDALVMVDDSHATGYIGKTGRGTHEFSNVMGRVDLITTTFGKALGGASGGCTSGRKEIIEMLRQRSRPYLFSNTLPPAVVGATLKVLEMISTKTDLRNKVIDNTIYFRHKISKLGFELKQGKTAIVPVMLHDAPLALKMADKLLEEGIYVVGFAYPIVPHGQARIRVQISAAHSREEIDKAATAFEKIGKELRII
- the rsmI gene encoding 16S rRNA (cytidine(1402)-2'-O)-methyltransferase, encoding MKNIKKGHLFIVPTPIGNLEDMTFQAVKILKKVSLIAAEDTRTSEVLLKHYNIHTPMISYHKFNERARIKTLLKKLNAGENVAVITDAGTPGISDPCKIIVDEALKEGIEVIPLPGPAAFLTALSGSGLSTDSFTFFGFLPRTTGKQIKFLHSIKHLRQTLIFYESPNRIIKTLTNFQTIFGNRRIVVAKELTKIYETFFRGRINEVLSKLNEKNLKGEFVILLHGAEEKILTDEKIRFMLIEKIKDGFSKKQAIKEISTNFDLKKNRVYDISLQI